The Anomaloglossus baeobatrachus isolate aAnoBae1 chromosome 10, aAnoBae1.hap1, whole genome shotgun sequence genome has a segment encoding these proteins:
- the UTP6 gene encoding U3 small nucleolar RNA-associated protein 6 homolog: protein MELMNVEKQRKEKADLAEIDVGDVSYSDEILDGGLVRAIYKSAKQQITGVEFQLSLLSIARKFPFTAELQKEILADLQTLYAKSPLTWDFLARQELSADPPPSAESTSKQTKAQELARREEQCSRVYESALSAVPTESMWELYLSFCVERFKRQTNSKELKQQRQERLLEALQKAHEAEFLPQARYQDWIALLLELGQGDVAAQVLTAATDRSPGSVDMWKQRLETLVTLRVENLEWVFEKALASVKEQDSLPLWMLMVDWSEKERNEESTESLYKKLVLKPTVTRTMKEKYLDWAYRRHGYKRARKVFSSLHESRPFSEDFFQKMIDIEKDQEKSRMVNLREYYERALREFGATRPDLWLSYIKEELSHEEGKAENSRALHWRAMKALQGAAVEEFVKKHVLLQSGCL from the exons ATGGAGCTGATGAATGTTGAGAAGCAGAGGAAAGAGAAGGCGGATCTGGCGGAGATAGATGTT GGGGATGTCTCGTACTCTGATGAGATACTTGATGGAGGACTGGTCCGCGCCATCTATAAATCCGCCAAGCAGCAGATTACAG GGGTGGAGTTCCAGCTCTCTCTTCTCTCCATTGCCCGGAAATTTCCCTTCACCGCGGAGCTGCAGAAGGAGATTTTGGCTGA CTTGCAGACCCTTTATGCGAAGAGTCCTCTGACCTGGGACTTCTTGGCTCGTCAGGAGTTGTCAGCCGACCCGCCACCATCAGCGGAGTCCACATCCAAACAGACGAAGGCGCAAGAGCTGGCGAGACGAGAGGAGCAGTGCAGCCGTGTGTACGAGTCTGCGCTGAGTGCTGTGCCTACAG AGTCCATGTGGGAGCTGTATCTTTCCTTCTGTGTGGAAAGGTTCAAGAGGCAAACGAACAGCAAGGAGCTAAAGCAGCAG AGGCAGGAGCGGCTCCTGGAGGCGCTGCAGAAGGCTCACGAGGCCGAGTTCCTACCACAGGCCCGATACCAGGACTGG ATCGCTCTTCTCTTGGAGTTGGGCCAAGGCGATGTGGCAGCTCAGGTCCTGACTGCTGCCACTGACAGGTCCCCGGGGTCTGTGGACATGTGGAAGCAGAGACTGGAGACACTGGTGACTTTGAGAGTGGAGAACCTTGAGTGGGTATTTGAGAAGGCACTGGCCAGTGTGAAGGAGCAG GACTCTCTGCCTTTGTGGATGTTGATGGTGGACTGGAGTGAGAAGGAAAGAAATGAGGAATCTACAGAGTCCCTGTACAAG AAACTTGTCCTCAAGCCGACTGTGACCAGGACCATGAAGGAGAAGTACCTGGACTGGGCCTACAGGAGACATGGATACAAGAGGGCCAGGAAGGTGTTCAGCAG CTTACATGAGAGTCGGCCTTTTTCTGAGGATTTCTTCCAAAAGATGATTGACATAGAGAAAGATCAG GAAAAGAGCAGGATGGTTAATTTGAGAGAGTACTATGAGCGGGCGCTGCGGGAGTTTGGGGCCACACGTCCAG ATCTCTGGCTGTCTTACATCAAAGAAGAACTGAGCCATGAAGAAGGAAAAGCGGAGAACAGCCGCGCCCTGCACTGGAGAGCCATGAAAGCGCTGCAGGGAGCGGCTGTGGAGGAGTTTGTGAAGAAACATGTGCTGCTGCAGAGCGGCTGCCTCTGA